The following proteins are encoded in a genomic region of Paenibacillus sp. FSL R7-0273:
- a CDS encoding galactokinase yields the protein MSIQELNSKFIEKYGESTEEARVFYAPGRVNLIGEHLDYNGGYVFPAALDFGTTLIVRPRSDSKVQFASTNFPYEASIDSSEIGKAKTGEWVDYPVGVLVELAKKDLPLSGGYDLLFHGEIPNGSGLSSSASIEVVTGYAFLSLLGGDTDTVEIALLSQRAENQYVGVNSGIMDQFAVANGKQDHAILLMCDTLEYSLVPFATGAYKLVISNTNKKRGLVDSKYNERRSQCDEALAILKKEVPSLSYLAEMKPEQFELHQDKIADETVRRRARHVVEENQRVLDSVEVLKNNDLKQFGLFMNDSHVSLRDLYEVSCEELDVMVEEAQRIPGTLGSRMTGAGFGGCTVSLVHEDDVERFIREVGEAYTARTGLTGEFYVCGIGNGVEELKGVN from the coding sequence ATGAGCATACAGGAACTTAACAGCAAATTTATCGAGAAGTACGGGGAGAGCACGGAGGAGGCGCGGGTATTCTACGCTCCGGGCCGTGTCAATCTGATCGGCGAGCATCTGGACTATAACGGCGGTTATGTATTCCCGGCAGCACTGGATTTCGGAACAACCCTGATCGTGCGTCCGCGCAGCGACAGCAAGGTGCAGTTCGCCTCCACGAATTTCCCGTATGAAGCTTCCATCGATAGCAGTGAAATCGGTAAAGCTAAAACCGGCGAATGGGTTGACTACCCTGTCGGCGTTCTGGTTGAGCTGGCGAAAAAGGATCTTCCGCTCTCCGGCGGCTATGACCTGCTGTTCCACGGTGAAATCCCGAACGGCTCCGGCCTTTCATCCTCCGCTTCCATTGAAGTAGTTACAGGCTATGCCTTCCTGTCCCTGCTGGGCGGAGATACCGATACGGTTGAAATTGCCCTCCTGTCCCAGCGTGCCGAGAACCAGTACGTCGGTGTAAACTCCGGGATTATGGACCAGTTCGCAGTAGCTAACGGCAAGCAGGATCATGCGATTCTCCTGATGTGTGACACGCTGGAATACAGCCTGGTTCCCTTTGCAACCGGAGCCTACAAGCTGGTAATCAGTAATACGAACAAAAAGAGAGGTCTTGTAGACTCCAAATATAACGAGCGCCGCAGCCAATGTGATGAAGCGCTGGCTATCCTGAAGAAGGAAGTGCCTTCCCTGTCGTATCTGGCAGAGATGAAGCCGGAGCAGTTCGAGCTTCACCAGGACAAAATCGCAGACGAAACCGTACGCCGCCGGGCCCGCCACGTTGTGGAAGAAAACCAGCGTGTGCTTGACTCTGTAGAAGTGCTGAAGAATAACGATCTGAAGCAGTTCGGACTGTTCATGAACGACTCCCACGTGTCACTGCGCGACCTGTACGAAGTAAGCTGCGAAGAGCTGGATGTGATGGTAGAGGAAGCGCAGCGCATTCCTGGTACACTCGGCTCCCGGATGACTGGTGCAGGCTTTGGCGGATGCACAGTATCTCTGGTTCACGAAGATGACGTGGAACGCTTCATCCGTGAAGTAGGCGAGGCTTACACTGCAAGAACCGGCCTGACCGGCGAATTCTATGTATGCGGCATCGGCAACGGTGTAGAAGAACTCAAAGGAGTGAACTAA
- a CDS encoding AraC family transcriptional regulator, whose protein sequence is MEHTYSVGSNPVYFEKQNLHVLFAGESQTLPVHQAGPKIYDYYLLHFIESGCGLFTTEHRKYELGPGDCFLIHPGQLVSYVSDRQQPWRYRWAAFTGADTDSLVLQAGFAPQQPVLSTAEGSVIPAALEGMMQAFYANKDSAHLTSLGYLYLVIGEATERHLSASRLPGAESQVKRTVKQMIHYMASQYAHPVSIEQMCASLGYNRAYLSRIFKQETGLSPVTYLLKLRIEKSRQLLRERPELSVEQVAASVGLTDALYFSRQFKRFCAQSPTAYRLATARPGEK, encoded by the coding sequence TTGGAACATACTTATTCCGTAGGATCAAATCCCGTATACTTCGAAAAGCAGAATCTGCATGTGCTGTTTGCCGGCGAAAGCCAGACCCTGCCGGTCCATCAGGCCGGCCCCAAAATCTACGATTACTACCTGCTTCACTTCATTGAATCCGGCTGCGGGCTCTTTACAACCGAGCACCGTAAATATGAGCTGGGGCCGGGCGACTGCTTCCTGATCCATCCGGGGCAGCTTGTCAGCTATGTCTCAGACCGACAGCAGCCCTGGCGTTACCGCTGGGCTGCCTTCACAGGAGCCGACACCGACAGCCTCGTGCTCCAGGCAGGCTTCGCGCCGCAGCAGCCGGTGCTGTCCACGGCAGAGGGGTCGGTAATCCCTGCCGCCCTGGAAGGGATGATGCAGGCTTTTTATGCCAACAAGGACAGCGCCCATCTTACCTCACTCGGCTACCTGTATCTTGTGATCGGTGAAGCAACAGAACGCCATCTTTCCGCTTCCCGCCTGCCGGGGGCAGAATCCCAGGTCAAGCGTACTGTGAAGCAGATGATTCATTATATGGCTTCCCAATATGCCCATCCGGTATCCATCGAGCAGATGTGCGCCAGCCTTGGCTACAACCGCGCTTATCTGTCACGGATTTTCAAGCAGGAGACAGGGCTCTCTCCGGTTACCTACCTGCTTAAGCTGCGCATCGAGAAATCACGCCAGCTGCTGCGCGAGCGCCCTGAGCTGTCTGTCGAGCAGGTGGCTGCTTCGGTTGGGCTGACTGATGCGCTGTACTTCTCGCGCCAGTTCAAGCGCTTCTGTGCCCAGTCCCCGACCGCCTACCGCCTGGCGACAGCCAGACCCGGGGAGAAATAG
- a CDS encoding acyltransferase family protein — MARENLLETRGETFFLNLRFMLIVTVFAGNAIEPLISRMGGVHGLYMWIFSFHMPLFVLVTGYFAKKSLTGGAGRKVLLQIGMQYLIFQSLYSALDASLFHVDGIHHSVFAPYLLLWFLASHACWRLLMLGMGKWSAPAQIAFAVTAGVAVGYLQVDGVWFSISRTFVYLPYFVIGYHFSFEAFTRLYRKYIKAAAAAASLLFLAVLALAIPELHLGWLYGNMTYMQLGAAAWYAGVYRLALYAVQIAASLAFLGLVPYGVSRMTDWGRRTLYVFLLHGFVVRLAAVSGIYSYIGNAAGAALLVLAAVLCTILLALPGVKRWLHPLVEPPVDWMITLQRAALRRTP; from the coding sequence ATGGCAAGGGAGAACTTGCTGGAGACGCGCGGAGAGACCTTTTTTCTCAACCTGCGCTTCATGCTTATCGTCACTGTATTTGCCGGCAATGCGATCGAGCCTCTGATCAGCCGGATGGGCGGCGTGCACGGGCTTTATATGTGGATTTTCAGCTTCCATATGCCGCTGTTCGTGCTGGTAACAGGGTATTTCGCGAAGAAAAGCCTTACCGGCGGCGCAGGGCGCAAGGTACTCCTTCAGATCGGCATGCAATATCTGATCTTTCAGTCCCTGTATTCTGCACTTGATGCTTCCCTTTTCCATGTAGACGGCATTCATCATTCCGTATTCGCACCTTATCTGCTCCTGTGGTTTCTGGCGAGCCATGCCTGCTGGCGTCTTCTGATGCTGGGAATGGGTAAGTGGTCTGCACCCGCACAGATCGCCTTCGCTGTAACAGCCGGTGTGGCTGTAGGCTACCTGCAGGTTGACGGGGTCTGGTTCAGCATCAGCCGTACCTTTGTTTATCTGCCTTACTTCGTAATCGGCTATCATTTCTCTTTTGAAGCCTTTACCAGGCTGTACCGCAAATATATTAAAGCCGCCGCTGCTGCAGCCTCCCTGCTGTTCCTGGCCGTTCTGGCCCTGGCGATTCCCGAGCTTCACCTCGGCTGGCTGTACGGCAATATGACTTACATGCAGCTGGGCGCAGCTGCATGGTATGCAGGCGTATACCGGCTTGCGCTGTACGCAGTCCAGATTGCCGCTTCGCTCGCTTTTCTCGGACTCGTGCCTTATGGTGTCAGCCGGATGACCGACTGGGGCCGCCGCACGCTGTATGTGTTCCTGCTCCACGGCTTCGTGGTCCGGCTGGCCGCAGTCTCGGGAATCTACAGCTATATCGGCAATGCTGCGGGAGCTGCCCTGCTCGTGCTAGCAGCCGTGCTCTGCACTATATTGCTGGCCCTACCGGGCGTAAAACGCTGGCTTCACCCGCTGGTTGAACCGCCGGTGGACTGGATGATTACCCTGCAGCGCGCCGCACTCCGGCGAACACCCTAA
- a CDS encoding alpha/beta hydrolase, with product MKKTINRRRILLSLAVFLIIAGLLLWRYLTPYAPAHNAETALLSAGGVTVEQTDGWISFEPSVISGTAVIFYPGALVAAEAYAPLAKRMATAGHPFYIAKMPFNLAVIKGNAAADIISAHPDWSFVLGGHSLGGVMASRYAAEHEDQLEGVFFLASYPDEKGNLKNTTLSVLSVLGTADTVVNRDSYNEGRSYLPGNTVYFSIDGGNHAQFGSYGPQKGDGEPAITEEKQQTQTAKAMLDWLGNLR from the coding sequence TTGAAGAAAACGATAAACCGGCGCAGAATCCTCTTATCGCTTGCCGTGTTCCTGATTATTGCCGGTCTGCTGCTGTGGAGATATTTGACACCGTATGCGCCGGCCCACAATGCTGAAACGGCACTGCTCTCAGCCGGAGGAGTCACTGTGGAGCAGACTGACGGCTGGATTTCCTTTGAGCCTTCAGTCATAAGCGGCACAGCCGTTATTTTTTATCCCGGCGCGCTTGTAGCGGCGGAGGCATATGCGCCTCTGGCCAAAAGAATGGCCACTGCAGGACATCCGTTCTACATAGCCAAAATGCCGTTTAATCTGGCAGTTATCAAAGGAAATGCGGCGGCAGATATTATCAGTGCACACCCTGACTGGTCCTTTGTACTTGGAGGCCACTCGCTCGGCGGAGTTATGGCGTCACGTTATGCGGCAGAGCATGAGGATCAGCTGGAGGGTGTCTTTTTTCTTGCCTCCTATCCTGATGAAAAGGGCAATTTAAAGAACACGACGCTGTCTGTTTTATCCGTACTCGGCACAGCCGATACAGTAGTTAACAGGGACAGCTATAATGAAGGCCGCAGCTATCTGCCTGGTAATACCGTCTATTTCTCCATCGACGGCGGCAACCACGCCCAGTTTGGCAGCTACGGCCCGCAGAAGGGTGACGGCGAACCGGCGATAACCGAAGAGAAGCAGCAGACCCAGACTGCGAAAGCCATGCTGGATTGGCTTGGCAACCTGCGATAG
- a CDS encoding ArsR/SmtB family transcription factor → MQELSIEDPDRLIAVAHALSTRPRVDILRLLNAGSLNIIEIAGRLELPVSTVASNVKVLEAAGLIRTASAPASRGSMKVCTSTSGNILISLGGPKAGSGGQTCVYEVDMPVGHYSDCETAPTCGMASAEGLIIREDEPAGFYHPKRISAQIIWLSRGYVEYLLPVDLPAGAELEALELSMELCSEAPNYDQSWTSDISVRVNGVEIGMWSCPGDFGDRRGRLNPQWWPDGSTQYGMLTVWRVEPGMTTLNQQKISDISLSMLQVKESPKVRLRIGVNPEAVNQGGLNLFGREFGDYAQNIIMKISYTLPAE, encoded by the coding sequence GTGCAGGAGCTTAGCATTGAAGACCCGGACCGGCTGATCGCGGTGGCCCATGCCCTGTCCACGCGGCCGAGAGTCGATATTCTGCGGCTATTGAATGCGGGGAGTCTTAATATTATTGAAATTGCCGGCAGACTGGAGCTTCCGGTATCAACGGTCGCCAGCAATGTAAAAGTGCTGGAGGCCGCCGGACTGATCCGGACTGCCTCAGCTCCCGCTTCCCGCGGCTCGATGAAGGTGTGCACCAGCACCTCCGGCAATATTCTGATTAGCCTTGGCGGGCCAAAGGCCGGTTCCGGCGGTCAGACCTGTGTCTATGAGGTAGACATGCCGGTCGGCCATTACAGTGACTGTGAGACAGCGCCTACCTGCGGTATGGCCAGCGCCGAGGGGCTGATTATCAGGGAGGATGAACCGGCGGGCTTCTATCATCCCAAACGCATCAGTGCCCAGATAATCTGGCTGAGCCGGGGGTATGTGGAGTATCTGCTGCCGGTAGACCTTCCTGCGGGAGCAGAGCTTGAAGCGCTTGAGCTGTCCATGGAGCTGTGTTCTGAAGCGCCGAATTATGACCAGAGCTGGACGTCGGATATTTCTGTAAGGGTGAACGGTGTGGAGATCGGCATGTGGAGCTGTCCCGGTGATTTCGGTGACCGGCGCGGCAGACTGAATCCGCAGTGGTGGCCTGACGGCTCGACACAATACGGAATGCTGACAGTCTGGCGTGTGGAGCCTGGAATGACGACCCTTAATCAGCAAAAGATATCCGATATCAGCCTCAGCATGCTGCAGGTCAAGGAAAGTCCCAAGGTACGGCTGCGGATCGGTGTCAATCCGGAGGCGGTTAATCAGGGAGGGCTGAATCTGTTCGGCCGTGAGTTCGGTGATTATGCGCAGAATATTATAATGAAGATAAGCTATACCCTGCCGGCAGAATGA
- the galE gene encoding UDP-glucose 4-epimerase GalE, protein MAILVTGGAGYIGSHTVAELLERGEEVVVIDNLLTGHREALLGGKLYEGDLRDKELLAKLFSENKIEAVIHFAASSLVGESMKDPVKYYDNNVYGTQCLLEAMQHAGVDKIVFSSTAATYGEPEKVPIEESDRTEPANVYGETKLTMERMMAWFDKVLGIKYVALRYFNAAGAHASGKIGEDHRPESHLVPLVLQTALGQRESIAVFGDDYPTEDGTCVRDYIHVSDLADAHIRAVTYLRSGSASNVFNLGNGLGFSVKQVIESARKVTGRDIPVVVQERRAGDPAVLVASSAKARSVLGWNPQKADIEEIIQSAWNWHSANPQGYGE, encoded by the coding sequence ATGGCAATCCTGGTAACAGGCGGAGCAGGTTATATCGGGTCCCACACGGTAGCAGAGCTGCTGGAACGCGGCGAGGAAGTTGTAGTCATTGACAATCTGCTGACAGGGCACCGCGAGGCGCTGCTGGGCGGCAAGCTGTATGAAGGCGATCTGCGTGACAAAGAGCTGCTGGCAAAGCTTTTCTCCGAGAACAAGATTGAAGCGGTTATCCACTTTGCTGCCAGCTCCCTCGTCGGCGAGAGCATGAAGGACCCTGTGAAATACTACGACAATAACGTGTATGGTACACAGTGCCTGCTGGAAGCCATGCAGCATGCAGGTGTGGACAAAATCGTCTTCTCCTCAACAGCTGCCACCTACGGCGAACCTGAGAAGGTGCCGATTGAGGAAAGCGACCGCACTGAGCCGGCGAATGTCTACGGTGAAACGAAGCTGACCATGGAGCGCATGATGGCCTGGTTTGACAAAGTGCTGGGCATCAAGTATGTAGCCCTCCGCTACTTCAATGCTGCAGGCGCACATGCCAGCGGTAAAATCGGTGAAGACCACCGTCCCGAGAGCCATCTCGTTCCGCTGGTGCTGCAGACCGCGCTTGGACAGCGCGAGAGCATCGCAGTCTTCGGAGATGACTACCCGACTGAGGACGGAACTTGCGTACGCGACTATATCCATGTCAGCGATCTGGCCGATGCCCACATCCGTGCAGTAACCTACCTGCGCAGCGGCAGTGCCAGCAATGTGTTCAACCTCGGAAACGGACTGGGCTTCTCGGTGAAGCAGGTTATTGAATCGGCCCGCAAGGTAACCGGCCGGGATATTCCGGTGGTTGTCCAGGAACGCCGCGCCGGTGACCCGGCAGTTCTGGTAGCTTCCTCAGCCAAAGCGCGCTCGGTGCTGGGCTGGAATCCGCAGAAGGCAGATATTGAAGAAATCATCCAGAGCGCCTGGAACTGGCATTCGGCCAATCCGCAGGGCTACGGAGAATAA
- a CDS encoding NAD-dependent protein deacylase: MDQVQTLVSWIKNSGNIVFFGGAGTSTESGIPDFRSAAGLYQTEHNSPYPPEVMLSRRFFMSSPDIFFDFYRSKMLHPEAAPNGAHLLLAELEGQGKLKAVITQNIDGLHQQAGSRAVFELHGSVHRNHCMGCGRFYSLEAVTGAADRVPCCGDCGSIIKPDVVLYEEELDHDVLVGSVAAIAAADLLIIGGTSLTVQPAASLVTYFNGRHTVLLNGEPTPYDHRADLIITDRIGEVMNRVLEQL; encoded by the coding sequence ATGGATCAAGTGCAGACACTGGTTTCCTGGATTAAGAACAGCGGTAATATCGTATTTTTTGGAGGAGCGGGAACCTCGACCGAAAGCGGGATTCCCGATTTTCGTTCCGCAGCGGGTCTCTATCAGACCGAGCATAATTCCCCGTACCCGCCTGAGGTCATGCTCAGCCGGCGTTTTTTCATGTCCTCTCCGGACATTTTTTTTGATTTCTACCGCAGCAAAATGCTGCATCCGGAAGCTGCTCCGAACGGCGCGCATCTGCTGCTTGCCGAGCTTGAGGGCCAGGGAAAGCTGAAGGCGGTAATCACCCAGAATATTGACGGGCTGCACCAGCAGGCTGGCAGCCGTGCCGTCTTTGAGCTGCACGGCTCGGTTCACCGCAATCACTGTATGGGCTGCGGCCGCTTTTACAGTCTGGAGGCCGTTACAGGTGCTGCTGACCGTGTTCCGTGCTGCGGGGATTGCGGCAGCATCATCAAACCGGACGTAGTGCTTTATGAAGAAGAGCTTGATCATGATGTGCTTGTGGGCTCTGTCGCGGCGATTGCCGCTGCCGATCTGCTGATTATCGGCGGTACCTCGCTGACTGTACAGCCTGCCGCGAGCCTCGTTACCTATTTTAACGGGCGCCATACCGTCCTGCTGAACGGGGAGCCGACTCCTTATGATCACAGGGCTGACCTGATTATTACGGACCGGATCGGAGAGGTCATGAACAGGGTGCTTGAGCAGCTGTAA
- a CDS encoding glycoside hydrolase family 2 protein, producing MNEAGHTPVPRPEYPRPQFVRKAWQSLNGEWDFSFDDERTGEAERWFTGETGAFSDRTIQVPFAFQSRLSGIADPSFHDVVWYRRTFELPADWNGKRIVLHFGAVDYLAKVWINGQLAAVHEGGHTPFQAEITASLVHGSNTVVVRAEDFSRDVTLPRGKQYWLEKSASIFYTRTTGIWQSVWLEPLSDVYLAKTLITPDIDRNEVGIQTFLNGYEHTPGQLKLRVRISFDKEGIAEDEYAVGGAEQQRTIGLGDFTDHGLGRLWSPEHPNLYDVQFQLVCGETVIDEAAAYFGMRKISVENGKLCLNNRPYYQRLVLDQGYFPDGILTAPSDGDLRRDAELAKEMGFNGVRKHQKTEDPRFLYWCDKLGLLVWSEAANAYEFSERYIRRFTREWLEIMERDYNHPCIVAWVPINESWGIPNVQIDVRQQQHGLAMYHLTKSLDGTRPVVYNDGWEHMTTDLVTIHDYESRREVLEQRYASAESAVNAMPANRRIFVGGASYQGQPLLVSEFGGIAFKKSEWEGWGYSGAESGEDFVSRLRAVVGPMFTSPVIQGYCYTQLTDVEQEINGLLTYDRKPKVPLTVIRSIMMNEPV from the coding sequence ATGAATGAAGCAGGCCATACCCCAGTCCCCCGTCCGGAGTACCCGAGACCCCAGTTTGTGCGCAAGGCTTGGCAGAGCCTTAACGGGGAGTGGGATTTCAGCTTTGATGATGAGCGCACCGGTGAAGCAGAGCGCTGGTTTACGGGGGAGACGGGAGCATTTTCTGACCGGACCATACAGGTGCCGTTTGCTTTTCAGAGCAGGCTTAGCGGAATCGCTGACCCTTCTTTTCATGATGTAGTATGGTACCGGAGAACGTTTGAGCTTCCCGCAGACTGGAACGGCAAGAGAATTGTATTGCACTTCGGGGCGGTAGATTATCTGGCAAAGGTCTGGATTAACGGACAGCTTGCCGCCGTGCATGAAGGTGGACATACCCCTTTTCAGGCAGAGATTACGGCATCCCTGGTTCATGGTAGTAATACGGTGGTCGTGAGGGCGGAGGATTTCAGCCGCGATGTTACTCTTCCCCGGGGCAAGCAGTATTGGCTGGAGAAGTCTGCTTCTATATTTTATACCCGGACCACCGGAATTTGGCAGAGTGTGTGGCTGGAGCCGCTGTCGGACGTTTATTTGGCCAAAACGCTGATTACCCCGGATATTGACCGCAATGAGGTCGGGATACAGACTTTTCTGAATGGCTATGAACACACGCCGGGTCAGTTGAAGCTCCGCGTCAGAATCAGCTTTGATAAGGAAGGGATTGCCGAAGATGAGTATGCGGTTGGCGGTGCGGAGCAGCAGCGGACGATCGGCCTTGGCGATTTCACCGATCACGGGCTTGGCCGGCTATGGAGCCCGGAGCACCCGAATCTGTATGATGTACAGTTTCAGCTTGTCTGCGGGGAGACGGTGATTGATGAAGCCGCTGCTTATTTTGGAATGCGCAAAATATCAGTGGAAAACGGGAAGCTCTGCCTGAACAACCGCCCGTATTATCAGCGTCTCGTGCTGGATCAGGGTTATTTTCCAGACGGAATCCTGACAGCACCCTCGGATGGTGATTTGAGGCGTGATGCCGAGCTGGCCAAGGAGATGGGCTTCAACGGTGTCCGCAAGCACCAGAAGACAGAGGATCCGCGCTTCCTCTACTGGTGCGACAAGCTCGGCCTGCTGGTATGGAGTGAGGCGGCTAATGCGTATGAATTCTCAGAGCGTTATATCCGCCGCTTTACACGGGAGTGGCTGGAGATTATGGAGCGTGATTACAATCATCCCTGCATAGTAGCCTGGGTTCCGATTAATGAGAGCTGGGGGATTCCCAATGTTCAGATTGATGTACGCCAGCAGCAGCATGGACTCGCCATGTATCATTTAACGAAATCCCTCGATGGGACGAGACCTGTGGTTTATAATGACGGCTGGGAGCATATGACAACAGACCTGGTTACCATTCATGATTATGAGAGCCGCCGGGAGGTGCTGGAGCAGAGATATGCCTCGGCTGAATCGGCCGTTAACGCCATGCCTGCGAACCGCAGGATTTTTGTAGGAGGGGCTTCGTACCAGGGGCAGCCGCTGCTTGTTTCGGAGTTTGGAGGCATTGCCTTCAAAAAAAGCGAGTGGGAGGGCTGGGGCTACTCCGGAGCGGAGAGCGGCGAGGACTTTGTGAGCCGGCTGAGAGCGGTGGTCGGACCCATGTTCACATCACCGGTGATTCAGGGCTACTGCTACACCCAGCTGACCGATGTCGAGCAGGAGATTAACGGGCTGCTGACTTATGACAGAAAGCCTAAGGTGCCGCTGACGGTGATCCGCTCAATAATGATGAATGAGCCGGTATAG
- the mgrA gene encoding L-glyceraldehyde 3-phosphate reductase translates to MVYVASDERYEVMQYNRSGRSGLKLPAISLGLWHNFGGINTYENGREMITRSFDLGITHFDLANNYGPPAGSAEELFGKVLSRELSAYRDEMVISTKAGYYMWPGPYGDWGSRKYMLSSLDQSLKRLGLEYVDIFYSHRPDPETPLEETMGALDHAVRSGKALYVGLSNYTAEQTVEAIRILNKLGTPLLIHQPRYSMLDRWIEGGLQQVLEENGVGSIAFTPLAQGLLSSKYLNGIPEDSRAAGPSAALDENGITPEVQRKIRALNQLAVTRGQSLAQLALQWTLRDGKVTSALIGASRISQIEENIACLSHPEFSQEELDRIETILKTESES, encoded by the coding sequence ATGGTATATGTGGCTAGTGATGAACGGTATGAAGTGATGCAGTATAACCGCTCTGGCAGGTCCGGCCTAAAGCTTCCGGCAATTTCGCTGGGACTGTGGCATAACTTCGGCGGAATCAACACTTACGAGAACGGCCGGGAAATGATTACGCGCTCCTTTGATCTCGGTATTACCCATTTTGACCTGGCGAATAACTACGGCCCGCCTGCGGGCTCCGCTGAGGAGCTGTTCGGCAAGGTGCTGAGCCGTGAGCTTTCCGCGTACCGCGATGAGATGGTGATATCCACCAAGGCGGGATATTATATGTGGCCGGGGCCGTACGGTGACTGGGGTTCGCGGAAATATATGCTGTCGAGCCTGGATCAGAGCCTGAAGCGGCTCGGGCTTGAGTACGTGGATATTTTCTATTCCCACCGCCCGGACCCGGAGACGCCGCTCGAAGAGACAATGGGTGCGCTTGACCATGCCGTCCGCTCAGGCAAAGCGCTGTACGTCGGATTGTCCAACTATACGGCGGAGCAGACGGTGGAGGCGATCCGGATTCTGAACAAGCTGGGCACGCCGCTCCTGATTCATCAGCCGCGGTATTCGATGCTGGACCGCTGGATCGAAGGCGGGCTGCAGCAGGTGCTTGAGGAGAACGGGGTCGGCAGTATTGCCTTTACACCGCTGGCCCAGGGCTTGCTGAGCAGTAAATACCTCAACGGCATCCCTGAGGATTCGCGGGCAGCCGGCCCGTCTGCGGCGCTGGATGAGAACGGGATAACGCCTGAGGTGCAGCGCAAAATCCGTGCCCTCAACCAGCTGGCTGTCACACGCGGCCAAAGTCTGGCGCAGCTGGCGCTGCAGTGGACTTTGCGGGACGGCAAGGTGACCTCCGCCTTGATCGGTGCCAGCCGGATCAGCCAGATTGAGGAGAACATCGCCTGCCTGTCCCACCCGGAGTTCTCGCAGGAGGAGCTGGACCGGATCGAAACGATCCTGAAGACCGAGAGCGAGAGCTGA
- a CDS encoding HAD family hydrolase has protein sequence MPLLHVNNLTVPCQSILFDKDGTLLDLLATWGIWAELVLEGLDNQLALIGDRRLPDMSRVLGTRHSADGRLTGYDPAGPLAMATAEETTGILAWHLYGAGVPWNEAVSRVNSIAKGAMEELRARRAAIPLPGLLPFLQQCSALKLKLGVVTSDGSKTTGEQLEWMGITGYFGTVVTRDRVRLGKPAPEMAETACRELGVLPENTIIIGDSNADMQLGKGAGLRLSVGISPEGSSGHLLDADTVITGYHQLVVTNGLIC, from the coding sequence ATGCCGCTGCTGCATGTTAACAATCTGACCGTACCGTGCCAGAGCATACTGTTTGATAAGGACGGCACCTTGCTGGACCTGCTCGCCACCTGGGGCATCTGGGCAGAGCTGGTGCTGGAAGGGCTTGATAATCAGCTGGCGCTCATCGGTGACAGACGCCTGCCTGACATGTCCCGGGTGCTGGGGACCCGGCACAGTGCTGACGGCCGGCTTACCGGCTATGACCCGGCCGGGCCGCTGGCTATGGCAACTGCTGAAGAGACAACGGGCATATTGGCCTGGCATCTGTATGGGGCAGGGGTACCCTGGAATGAAGCGGTGTCCCGCGTTAATTCTATTGCCAAAGGGGCGATGGAGGAGCTGCGGGCGCGCCGTGCCGCAATTCCTCTGCCGGGCCTGCTGCCGTTCCTGCAGCAGTGTTCGGCCTTGAAGCTGAAGCTGGGCGTTGTGACCTCTGACGGCTCAAAGACAACCGGTGAGCAGCTGGAATGGATGGGCATCACCGGATATTTTGGGACGGTTGTCACAAGAGACCGTGTGCGGTTAGGCAAGCCTGCTCCGGAAATGGCTGAAACGGCCTGCCGCGAGCTTGGGGTGCTGCCGGAGAATACCATAATAATCGGTGACAGTAACGCCGATATGCAGCTGGGCAAAGGTGCAGGCCTGCGGCTGTCCGTCGGGATTTCACCTGAAGGAAGCTCCGGTCATCTGCTGGATGCCGATACGGTAATCACCGGCTACCATCAGCTTGTCGTTACAAATGGATTAATCTGCTGA